One Tolypothrix bouteillei VB521301 DNA window includes the following coding sequences:
- a CDS encoding zinc-dependent alcohol dehydrogenase, giving the protein MKAACWQGTHDVRVETVPDPKILNPRDAIVKVTATTICGSDLHIYDGYIPTMQPGDIIGHEFMGEVVEVGSEVKRLKTGDRTVVSSAIGCGHCWYCKQQQWSLCDNSNPNGWMQEKVYGYGTGAIFGYSHAFGGYAGSFADYIRVPFADFTAIAVPKDIPDEKLLPVSDAFPTGYMGADLCNIQPGDVVAVWGCGPVGQFAMRSAYLLGAERVIGIDRFPERLQLARDFAKAEIVNYEEVDVLEALKEMTGGMGPDACIDAVGMEAHGTGPEGLYDKAKQAVRLETDRPHVLRQMMVACRKGGTLSIMGVYGGFVDKLPMGAAMNKALTFRTGQMFGPKYIPKLVEHVLNGDVDPSAVLTHRLPLAEIKQGFEMFKHKKDQCIKVMLQPD; this is encoded by the coding sequence ATGAAAGCAGCTTGTTGGCAAGGTACGCACGATGTGCGAGTAGAAACAGTCCCAGATCCCAAAATCCTCAACCCGCGCGACGCGATCGTCAAGGTGACTGCTACAACCATTTGCGGTTCTGACTTGCACATCTACGATGGCTACATCCCAACGATGCAACCCGGTGACATTATTGGTCACGAATTCATGGGAGAAGTCGTTGAAGTTGGCAGTGAAGTCAAGCGCTTGAAAACTGGCGATCGCACGGTTGTGTCTTCGGCGATCGGCTGTGGTCACTGCTGGTACTGCAAACAGCAGCAGTGGTCCCTGTGTGACAACTCTAATCCAAATGGCTGGATGCAAGAAAAAGTTTATGGCTATGGAACAGGGGCAATCTTCGGCTACTCCCATGCCTTTGGAGGTTATGCGGGTTCCTTTGCTGATTACATCCGCGTCCCATTTGCAGATTTCACAGCCATCGCTGTGCCGAAAGACATTCCGGATGAAAAACTGTTGCCTGTCTCTGATGCCTTTCCCACAGGATATATGGGGGCAGATTTGTGCAACATTCAACCGGGTGATGTCGTTGCTGTCTGGGGCTGTGGCCCGGTGGGGCAATTTGCCATGCGGAGTGCCTACCTGCTGGGCGCAGAGCGCGTTATTGGCATCGATCGCTTTCCCGAACGACTGCAACTCGCGAGAGACTTTGCTAAAGCAGAGATCGTCAACTACGAAGAAGTAGATGTCCTCGAAGCACTCAAGGAAATGACGGGAGGAATGGGTCCGGATGCCTGTATTGATGCGGTCGGTATGGAAGCACACGGTACAGGCCCAGAGGGGTTGTATGACAAAGCCAAACAAGCCGTCCGCCTGGAAACCGATCGCCCGCATGTGCTCCGGCAGATGATGGTAGCGTGTCGCAAAGGCGGCACTTTATCGATCATGGGAGTGTATGGCGGCTTTGTGGACAAGTTGCCAATGGGGGCAGCCATGAACAAAGCCCTCACCTTCAGAACAGGGCAGATGTTTGGTCCGAAGTATATTCCCAAGTTGGTGGAGCACGTTTTGAACGGCGACGTGGACCCCTCGGCTGTGCTGACGCATCGCTTGCCTTTGGCTGAAATAAAGCAGGGTTTTGAAATGTTCAAGCACAAGAAAGACCAATGCATCAAAGTCATGTTGCAGCCCGACTAG
- a CDS encoding zinc-dependent alcohol dehydrogenase, whose amino-acid sequence MKAVCWQGANKVGVDTVPDPKIINPQDAVIKITSTAICGSDLHLYDGFIPTMEQGDILGHEFMGEVVEVGSEVKRIKVGDRVVNPFPIACGQCFFCKQSLTSLCDNTNPNAFMAEAIMGYSPSGIFGYSHMLGGYAGGQAEYARVPHADVGLCKIPNGLTDEQVLFLSDIFPTGYMAAENCNIQPGDIVAIWGCGPVAQFAIRSAFLLGAERVIAIDRVPERLQMAKDGGAEVLNFEQVDVGEALKEMTGGRGPDAVMDAVGMESHGMGLEGLLDKTKQAVRLETDRPHALRQAIVACRKGGTVSIPGVFGGFADKIPMGAFMNKALTMKTGQTHVHRYFTPLLEHIQKGDIDPSFVITHRLPLEQAPHGYEIFKHKKDRCIKVVLKPGQSA is encoded by the coding sequence ATGAAAGCAGTTTGTTGGCAAGGGGCTAATAAAGTGGGAGTTGACACGGTCCCCGATCCCAAAATTATTAACCCACAAGATGCTGTTATCAAAATTACGTCAACCGCAATTTGTGGGTCTGATTTACACCTCTACGATGGATTCATTCCGACGATGGAGCAGGGCGATATTCTGGGGCATGAATTCATGGGAGAAGTCGTTGAAGTCGGCAGCGAAGTTAAGCGAATTAAGGTTGGCGATCGGGTCGTCAATCCATTTCCCATCGCCTGCGGTCAGTGCTTCTTCTGCAAACAATCGCTAACGTCTCTGTGCGACAACACCAATCCCAATGCCTTTATGGCAGAAGCGATTATGGGATATTCACCCTCAGGCATTTTTGGCTACTCCCATATGTTGGGGGGCTATGCGGGCGGTCAAGCCGAATATGCTCGCGTTCCTCATGCTGATGTCGGTCTATGCAAGATTCCCAACGGGTTAACAGACGAACAAGTGCTGTTTCTTTCGGATATCTTTCCCACTGGATATATGGCAGCGGAGAACTGCAATATTCAACCGGGTGACATTGTTGCCATCTGGGGCTGTGGACCGGTTGCTCAATTTGCGATTCGCAGCGCTTTTTTGTTGGGAGCAGAACGGGTAATTGCGATCGATCGTGTGCCTGAACGCCTCCAAATGGCAAAAGACGGTGGGGCAGAAGTCCTCAATTTTGAACAGGTTGATGTTGGGGAAGCTCTTAAAGAAATGACGGGAGGTCGTGGTCCTGATGCCGTGATGGATGCCGTGGGAATGGAATCGCATGGGATGGGACTGGAGGGACTATTAGACAAAACCAAACAAGCGGTGCGCTTAGAAACCGATCGCCCGCACGCGCTCAGACAGGCGATCGTGGCATGCCGCAAAGGTGGCACCGTATCTATTCCCGGTGTATTTGGTGGATTTGCCGATAAGATTCCAATGGGGGCTTTTATGAACAAAGCCTTGACCATGAAAACGGGACAGACTCACGTTCACAGGTATTTTACCCCGCTACTGGAGCACATTCAGAAGGGCGATATCGATCCTTCGTTTGTGATTACCCACAGATTACCGCTAGAGCAAGCCCCGCATGGTTACGAGATTTTTAAGCACAAAAAGGATCGCTGCATCAAGGTCGTACTCAAGCCAGGACAGAGTGCCTAA
- a CDS encoding M24 family metallopeptidase, with protein sequence MNDLNQEVSTKVEFIRQTLTETESQGLRLRGTDWFAWATGGGSNTVLLAAETGVAEVLITKQDAWILTDEIEAQRLQDEELPGNFKVYAHPWADAAARESFVRDVTSSGKVLSDRPTADLEKALPASLQRRKRIMMSSELERYRQVGRKASEAMTEVLKAAKPAWTEYQLAGAGAEALWTRGLHPALTLVAGERRLPLYRHATATSEQIGRQAMLVFCARGYGLYANLTRFVCFGKLSAEHTKLHHQVREIEAQVLNLCQPGTPLNSIYDALAIAYQQIGFDRAIQEHHQGGTTGYLAREIVANPTTTETLAEGIAVAWNPSLPGAKVEDTFAILQDGKLENLTFDENFPNVEIQGRLRPVPLEIG encoded by the coding sequence ATGAATGATTTAAATCAAGAAGTCTCCACTAAAGTGGAGTTCATACGTCAAACTCTAACAGAGACTGAGTCACAGGGCCTACGCCTGCGCGGAACAGACTGGTTTGCTTGGGCGACGGGTGGTGGTTCTAACACGGTTCTGCTTGCTGCTGAAACTGGAGTTGCAGAGGTATTAATAACAAAACAAGACGCTTGGATTTTGACAGATGAAATTGAAGCACAGCGCTTGCAAGATGAAGAACTCCCAGGTAATTTTAAAGTTTACGCCCATCCTTGGGCTGATGCTGCTGCACGTGAATCTTTTGTTCGGGATGTCACCAGTAGCGGGAAAGTTTTGAGCGATCGCCCTACCGCCGATCTAGAAAAAGCATTACCAGCCTCTTTGCAACGCCGGAAAAGAATCATGATGTCAAGCGAACTAGAGCGATATCGTCAAGTGGGGCGTAAAGCCAGTGAAGCGATGACAGAAGTTTTAAAAGCTGCCAAGCCTGCATGGACAGAATATCAGTTAGCAGGTGCAGGTGCAGAGGCATTATGGACAAGGGGGCTGCATCCAGCGCTGACATTGGTAGCCGGTGAAAGACGTTTACCCCTATACCGCCATGCTACAGCCACTAGTGAACAAATTGGACGGCAAGCAATGCTGGTCTTCTGTGCTAGGGGATATGGATTGTATGCGAATCTCACGCGATTTGTCTGTTTTGGTAAGCTTTCTGCTGAACATACCAAACTACACCATCAAGTCCGCGAAATTGAAGCCCAAGTATTGAATCTGTGCCAACCCGGAACTCCACTGAATTCGATTTATGACGCTTTAGCTATAGCCTATCAACAGATCGGATTCGATCGCGCAATCCAAGAACATCATCAAGGTGGAACTACGGGATATTTAGCGCGAGAAATTGTCGCAAATCCCACTACTACTGAAACTTTAGCAGAAGGTATTGCCGTTGCTTGGAATCCAAGTTTACCGGGGGCAAAAGTTGAAGACACCTTTGCTATCCTCCAAGATGGGAAGTTAGAAAATCTTACTTTTGATGAAAATTTTCCCAATGTTGAGATACAGGGAAGATTGCGTCCCGTACCTTTGGAGATAGGATAA
- a CDS encoding helix-turn-helix domain-containing protein — protein MTHEANQFQDFESYNVNNGKFLTPFQRKVLLKALQTHLQPEYRRRIEVMLLADRGKSQTQICEILGCSYHMARYWIGAAKAGLAHKWQDQPIGRPKSVNEQYLDRLKELVSHSPREYGYPFQCWTAQWLSKHLASEFGIEITERHINRLLKQMGLSTKQRHDRSKQETDDTKDSGITIGDLQLLPGESSLQWSLNFMKTDR, from the coding sequence ATGACACACGAAGCCAATCAATTTCAAGATTTTGAAAGCTACAACGTTAATAACGGCAAGTTTTTAACGCCTTTTCAGCGGAAAGTTCTGCTGAAGGCTTTGCAAACGCATTTACAACCAGAATACCGTCGTCGCATCGAAGTTATGTTGCTGGCAGATCGGGGTAAATCTCAAACCCAAATCTGTGAAATATTAGGTTGTTCCTACCATATGGCGCGGTACTGGATTGGCGCAGCAAAAGCTGGTTTAGCTCACAAATGGCAGGACCAACCGATAGGCAGACCGAAGAGTGTTAACGAGCAATATCTCGATCGCTTGAAAGAATTGGTGAGCCATAGCCCTCGTGAGTACGGCTATCCATTTCAATGCTGGACAGCCCAATGGTTAAGCAAACATTTAGCAAGTGAATTTGGGATTGAAATTACCGAACGCCACATAAATCGCCTGCTCAAACAAATGGGGCTGTCTACAAAACAAAGACACGATCGCTCCAAACAAGAAACTGACGATACCAAAGATTCTGGGATTACAATTGGTGACCTGCAATTATTGCCTGGTGAGTCTAGTTTGCAATGGTCACTCAATTTTATGAAGACCGATCGCTAG
- a CDS encoding glycosyltransferase family 4 protein: MRIAQVSPLWEQVPPPAYGGVELVVSLLAEELIRRGHEVTLFASGDSSSLAKIESVHSQALRLDPTVKEPSVYETLQLMRVYEQAHKFDVIHSHVGYPALPYARLVETPTIHTLHGILTLDSEKVFKYARSQPFVSISNAQREPRVGLNYVATVYNGIDPMTYKFYPQAESSPYLAFLGRISPEKGAHLAIEIAKRSGWHLKIAGKVDVVDVDYFEQQIKPHIDGTQIEYLGEANHAEKSLLMGGAVATLFPITWREPFGLVMIESMVTGTPVIAMNLGSTSEVIVHGKTGFLCRSVKDCLSAIDRMPELNRYACQEHVLSNFTIKQMTDGYEGVYNKLASRTTQDLSMMYPETWT; this comes from the coding sequence ATGCGAATCGCTCAAGTTTCTCCCTTATGGGAACAAGTACCGCCTCCTGCTTATGGAGGAGTTGAGTTGGTGGTTAGTCTCTTGGCTGAAGAACTCATTCGTCGGGGTCATGAGGTGACTCTGTTTGCATCGGGTGATTCGAGTAGTTTGGCCAAGATAGAATCTGTTCACTCACAGGCATTGAGGTTAGACCCTACCGTTAAGGAACCAAGCGTTTACGAAACACTGCAGCTAATGCGAGTGTACGAACAGGCGCACAAGTTTGATGTCATTCACTCTCACGTTGGCTACCCTGCTCTACCCTACGCCAGATTGGTGGAGACACCGACCATTCATACGCTGCATGGCATCTTGACGCTAGATAGTGAAAAGGTGTTCAAGTATGCTCGCTCTCAGCCGTTTGTCAGCATTTCCAACGCGCAGCGAGAACCAAGAGTGGGACTTAATTACGTTGCCACTGTCTACAACGGCATCGATCCAATGACTTACAAGTTTTACCCGCAGGCAGAGTCGTCTCCCTATCTTGCATTTCTGGGTCGAATCTCACCTGAGAAGGGGGCGCATTTAGCGATCGAAATTGCTAAACGTTCGGGCTGGCACTTAAAAATAGCAGGTAAAGTCGATGTAGTTGATGTGGATTATTTCGAGCAACAGATCAAACCTCACATTGATGGAACGCAGATTGAATACCTGGGAGAAGCTAACCATGCTGAAAAGAGCCTCCTGATGGGAGGAGCAGTTGCAACTCTATTTCCGATTACCTGGCGTGAACCCTTTGGACTGGTCATGATTGAGTCGATGGTAACAGGTACACCTGTGATTGCTATGAATTTGGGCTCCACCTCTGAAGTGATTGTTCACGGTAAGACAGGATTCTTGTGTCGCTCAGTCAAAGACTGTCTCTCTGCCATTGATAGAATGCCTGAGCTAAACCGCTACGCCTGCCAAGAGCATGTGCTAAGTAACTTCACGATTAAGCAGATGACAGATGGTTACGAAGGTGTCTACAACAAGCTTGCTAGTCGTACAACCCAGGACCTTAGTATGATGTACCCCGAAACCTGGACATAG
- a CDS encoding SRPBCC family protein, with protein sequence MAQPIKVEKTVTIEKSAEDLYRFWHNLENLPRFTRHLKSVNVYDDGRSHWVTSAPMGNSVEWDARITEDRPNEVIAWTSVEGADIANSGSVHFQPAPGDRGTEVKVITTYDAPAGVVGDAIAKLFGENPKQQIGDDLARFKMLMEAGEIATNEGQPRGQG encoded by the coding sequence ATGGCTCAACCTATCAAAGTCGAAAAAACGGTAACCATTGAAAAATCCGCAGAAGATCTTTACCGCTTCTGGCACAACTTAGAAAACTTACCACGCTTTACCAGGCATCTTAAAAGTGTGAATGTCTATGACGATGGGCGATCGCACTGGGTTACTAGCGCACCGATGGGCAACAGCGTTGAATGGGATGCCAGAATCACTGAAGATCGACCGAATGAAGTGATTGCCTGGACTTCAGTGGAAGGGGCAGACATTGCGAACTCTGGTTCGGTTCACTTTCAACCTGCTCCTGGCGATCGGGGGACTGAGGTAAAAGTCATCACAACCTATGATGCGCCTGCTGGAGTCGTTGGAGATGCAATTGCCAAGCTGTTTGGTGAAAACCCAAAACAGCAAATTGGAGACGATCTTGCCCGCTTCAAAATGCTGATGGAGGCAGGCGAAATTGCAACAAACGAAGGTCAACCTAGAGGTCAAGGATGA
- a CDS encoding L-dopachrome tautomerase-related protein, with protein MVSQLQKLPTDDSLGTLETVAHFDGAMLTGVTVSHQGRIFVNFPKWGDEVAFTVAEIREGRPVAYPDEAINRTDPNDLAGTLVSVQSVVVDPVDRLWILDTGSPMFQPTQYGGPKLVCVDLTSDRVIKTILFPQDVALPTTYLNDVRFDLRRGTEGMAFITDSSDQGANGIIVVDLASGESWRKLHDHPSTKAEALSSFRPIVEGRPLLERQPDGKTKPIKMGSDGIAISADGSRLYYCPLASRRLYSVAIDALVDRSIDDSAVAATVIDEGDKGGAADGLETDAAGYIYSTNYEHNAILRRRSGGEWETVVHDPRLLWPDTMSVAADGYLYVTANQLHRQAKYQKGKDLRQKPYTLFRVRIDAQPVLLR; from the coding sequence ATGGTTAGTCAGTTGCAGAAGTTACCCACCGATGACTCGTTAGGTACACTGGAGACAGTTGCTCACTTTGACGGCGCAATGCTAACCGGCGTGACAGTGTCACATCAAGGGCGCATCTTCGTCAATTTTCCGAAGTGGGGTGATGAGGTCGCATTCACAGTGGCAGAAATCCGGGAAGGTCGTCCTGTGGCTTACCCTGACGAGGCAATTAATCGTACAGACCCAAATGACCTCGCTGGCACGCTGGTGTCTGTGCAAAGTGTGGTTGTCGATCCGGTCGATCGCCTATGGATTCTCGACACGGGCAGTCCGATGTTCCAGCCAACGCAGTATGGTGGACCGAAGCTCGTCTGTGTGGATTTGACGAGCGATCGCGTTATCAAAACAATCCTCTTTCCTCAAGATGTCGCCTTGCCTACCACTTACCTGAACGATGTCCGCTTCGATCTGCGACGCGGTACCGAAGGCATGGCATTCATTACGGATTCGTCTGACCAAGGGGCAAACGGAATTATTGTAGTAGATTTGGCATCAGGCGAGAGCTGGCGCAAGCTGCACGATCATCCATCTACAAAGGCTGAGGCGCTATCAAGTTTCCGCCCAATTGTCGAGGGTCGTCCACTGTTGGAACGCCAGCCTGACGGGAAGACCAAGCCAATCAAAATGGGGTCAGACGGGATTGCCATTAGTGCAGACGGGTCACGCCTGTACTACTGTCCGCTTGCTAGCCGACGGCTCTACAGTGTTGCTATTGATGCACTCGTGGATCGCTCGATTGACGATAGCGCTGTTGCTGCAACCGTAATTGATGAAGGAGACAAGGGCGGTGCTGCAGATGGACTCGAAACAGACGCGGCAGGGTATATTTACTCGACGAACTACGAGCATAATGCGATTTTGCGTCGCCGTTCTGGTGGGGAGTGGGAAACGGTAGTACACGACCCCCGCCTTCTGTGGCCCGATACGATGTCCGTTGCGGCAGATGGATACCTCTACGTCACAGCAAATCAGTTGCATCGTCAGGCGAAATACCAAAAGGGAAAAGACTTGCGCCAAAAGCCGTATACGCTCTTTCGCGTTCGCATCGACGCTCAACCTGTTCTACTGCGGTGA